CACTAATCAACACAAGAACATTAATTAATAAGCTCTGCAAGTCTGCAACCCCAAACAAACACAAGTGCAAAACAAATTTTGAATAAATGAATACAGATTTTCTCGGATTTTCTTCTGAATCAGGCTTGGATTTAATATGGTAACCGTTAGTTTGAAATTGAATACGAATAAGAATTCGCTACTTGCGATGATGCATAGTAGCGTCTGCTCATCATCTCCTTTGCATCCAAGGCTAATTGTTGCTTGAAGGTTGTAATGAAAGCTTCCACCTTGGCGTTCAGCTCCTCCTTCGACAGGCAGggaccagcatcaccaccatcatcatcacctccGTCATCTTCGTAGTCGATGGTGGAGTCTCTAACACTAGTATTACTAGAGCGAGTACTGGACGAGCAGTGGTGGAGTTCCTTcctcctctgtttcttcttcttactggATGTCTGGATCTTATAGTTGTCCTTGCGGAGGTCACTGGAATCATCAGAGCGTAAGGACATGAAGAAGATGGAAAGGAGAAGGAGGTTTAGCAGAAAGAAAGCCAAAGCGCGCCATTTCTCAAGCAGAGAAGCGAAGACGAGCTTCAGACCCGCAACCAGAAGAATTGTACCTATTGCCACCAAAGCTTTCTCTAACTCTTCAATTTTCCCTTCAAACGACGCTGCTGTTGCTGCGGCTGCTCTCTTCGTCTTtgtcttcttcacttcttccaTCTCAGATTTTCTTGATTTGATCTCGAATACGTTCACGTCGCCGCTGCATTTATAGAGAGTTGAGCAGGAGAATCCGAATAACCACGTTTgttcttgtttgtttgtttgattgtttgtttgttgtAATCCATACTTTGttgctttgtttgtttttaatttgtttatgtTTGAAAGATGGGGCCCACCACTTCCTCATGCTTTGTGGCACTCAACGGCGTGCATTGTAGAAGTGTGCGATGTGGTGGTGCACggtggacccaaaaaaaaacgaCACCTACTATCATCAA
The nucleotide sequence above comes from Telopea speciosissima isolate NSW1024214 ecotype Mountain lineage chromosome 3, Tspe_v1, whole genome shotgun sequence. Encoded proteins:
- the LOC122656309 gene encoding uncharacterized protein LOC122656309, which gives rise to MEEVKKTKTKRAAAATAASFEGKIEELEKALVAIGTILLVAGLKLVFASLLEKWRALAFFLLNLLLLSIFFMSLRSDDSSDLRKDNYKIQTSSKKKKQRRKELHHCSSSTRSSNTSVRDSTIDYEDDGGDDDGGDAGPCLSKEELNAKVEAFITTFKQQLALDAKEMMSRRYYASSQVANSYSYSISN